In Nocardia sp. NBC_00403, one DNA window encodes the following:
- a CDS encoding biotin transporter BioY: protein MAGVESPRKSRVGMSARDMAQIAVFAALIAALGLPGAITVGFSGVPITVQTLGVILAGAVLGARKGTAAVVVFLALTMIGLPLLSGGRTGLTALAGPSVGYLIGWIPAALFIGLCTARILPKYPIVLGLVVNAVGGILILYVLGTVGLLLRTDLDFRHAITTNFAFIPGDLLKVVVATVVAKGVHRAYPGLIRA, encoded by the coding sequence GTGGCAGGTGTCGAGAGCCCTCGGAAGTCGAGGGTCGGTATGTCCGCGCGGGACATGGCGCAGATCGCCGTGTTCGCGGCGTTGATCGCAGCGTTGGGCCTGCCGGGCGCCATCACGGTCGGATTCAGCGGTGTGCCGATCACGGTGCAGACCCTCGGTGTCATTCTGGCCGGTGCGGTGCTCGGGGCGCGCAAGGGCACGGCCGCGGTCGTGGTCTTCCTCGCGCTGACGATGATCGGGTTGCCGCTGCTGTCCGGCGGCCGTACCGGATTGACGGCGCTGGCTGGTCCGAGTGTCGGTTACCTCATCGGCTGGATTCCAGCGGCGCTGTTCATCGGCTTGTGCACCGCCCGGATCCTGCCGAAGTACCCGATCGTGCTCGGTCTGGTCGTCAACGCGGTCGGCGGGATTCTGATCCTCTATGTCCTCGGCACAGTTGGTCTGCTGCTGCGCACCGATCTGGATTTCCGGCACGCCATCACCACCAACTTCGCGTTCATTCCGGGTGACCTGCTCAAGGTTGTCGTGGCGACGGTCGTCGCCAAGGGGGTGCACCGCGCATACCCCGGTCTGATCCGTGCGTAG
- a CDS encoding AMP-binding enzyme, translating into MPALDIDGRTYTYAQLDAAIERWIDRHGPREPVYDASMLTIADALICICAAARRGIPVIVENPDARPHRPSIPPSAFLLVTTSGSTGRPRALARTAASWFDTFPAFTTITGILATDRVLITGPLHATMHLFGALHALWRGGCVTDDPSQATVVHAVPAVLREVVRTAARLRTAIVAGIALDDGAAAAAEGIALIEYYGSAEVSLVAARRVPEPLRLIDGVDAEVRGGLLYIRSPYSVLGAPEWFGVGDLAELGDNRELTVRGRGEFAINVGGTTVVAEDVERILETIDGVTAAAVIGSPHAVFGETVTAAVQLDGASIEEIRSRARGVLTKEAMPRRWVALQALPRTGGGKVARGRLKELLT; encoded by the coding sequence ATGCCCGCTCTCGACATCGACGGCCGCACCTACACCTATGCGCAGCTCGACGCCGCGATCGAGCGGTGGATCGATCGGCACGGGCCGCGGGAGCCGGTCTACGACGCGTCGATGCTCACGATTGCGGACGCGTTGATCTGTATCTGTGCCGCAGCACGCCGAGGCATCCCGGTGATCGTCGAGAACCCCGACGCCCGCCCGCACCGCCCGAGTATTCCGCCGTCGGCATTTCTGCTGGTGACCACTTCGGGCTCCACCGGAAGGCCACGGGCACTGGCGCGGACCGCCGCATCCTGGTTCGACACTTTCCCCGCGTTCACCACGATCACCGGCATCCTGGCCACCGATCGCGTATTGATCACCGGCCCGCTGCACGCGACGATGCACCTGTTCGGCGCGCTGCATGCATTGTGGCGAGGCGGGTGCGTCACCGACGATCCGTCGCAGGCCACGGTCGTGCACGCGGTCCCTGCCGTGCTGCGGGAGGTGGTGCGCACCGCTGCGCGGTTGCGCACGGCAATCGTCGCGGGCATCGCCCTGGACGACGGCGCCGCGGCAGCGGCCGAGGGTATTGCGCTCATCGAGTACTACGGGTCCGCAGAAGTTTCCCTCGTCGCGGCGCGCCGGGTCCCCGAGCCGCTTCGACTGATCGACGGCGTCGACGCCGAGGTGCGCGGGGGACTGCTCTACATCCGTTCTCCCTATAGCGTGCTCGGCGCCCCCGAATGGTTCGGTGTCGGCGACCTCGCCGAGCTGGGTGATAACCGCGAGCTCACGGTTCGTGGCCGTGGCGAGTTCGCGATCAACGTCGGTGGCACCACCGTGGTCGCCGAAGATGTCGAGCGCATCCTCGAAACGATCGATGGTGTCACCGCCGCGGCCGTCATCGGATCGCCGCACGCTGTATTCGGTGAAACCGTCACCGCTGCAGTGCAACTCGACGGCGCGAGCATCGAGGAGATCCGCTCGCGCGCCCGCGGAGTGCTGACGAAGGAGGCCATGCCGCGTCGCTGGGTGGCACTGCAGGCGCTGCCGCGGACCGGCGGCGGCAAGGTCGCTCGTGGTCGGCTGAAAGAGTTGCTGACATGA
- a CDS encoding thiolase family protein, with protein MNHIPVLVAPRRTPIGNAGHGFADLTVTDLATPVLREVLTTVRGAGIDAEVDDVILGNCLGPGGDPARIVALHAGAGVHVPGVTVDRQCGSGLDAVMQAALRVRSGADELILAGGVESASTAPWRFWPPIADADPVRYTRAPFAPPGFPDPDMGAAADDLARVRGISRQRQDAYAARSHALAAAADFSAEIVPIGDVHRDERIRAGMTEARLARLRPSFGVEGTATAGNSCGISDGAAMLAVTSESLAAGQPALRILGSAVAGSDPAFPGLGPVTAIRKLLRRTGVDTKDLGVIEITEAFASVVLAVSDELGLDESTICPQGGAIAMGHPWGASGAILLVRLASQMLREGGPTLGLAACAIGGGQGIAMLVERVS; from the coding sequence ATGAATCACATCCCCGTTCTGGTGGCGCCGCGTCGAACGCCGATCGGCAACGCCGGGCACGGGTTCGCCGATCTGACCGTTACCGATCTGGCCACCCCGGTGCTGCGCGAAGTGCTGACCACGGTGCGTGGCGCGGGCATCGACGCCGAGGTGGACGATGTCATCCTGGGCAACTGCCTCGGGCCGGGTGGCGACCCCGCGCGGATCGTGGCACTGCACGCCGGTGCGGGCGTACACGTTCCCGGCGTCACGGTCGATCGCCAGTGCGGCTCCGGCCTGGATGCTGTCATGCAGGCGGCGTTGCGGGTGCGCAGCGGCGCGGACGAACTCATTCTGGCCGGCGGCGTCGAGTCCGCGAGCACAGCGCCGTGGCGCTTCTGGCCGCCGATCGCGGACGCTGATCCCGTGCGCTACACCCGCGCCCCCTTTGCGCCACCAGGCTTTCCCGATCCCGACATGGGTGCGGCCGCCGACGACCTCGCGCGCGTGCGCGGCATCAGCAGACAACGGCAGGATGCCTATGCCGCGCGTTCGCACGCCCTCGCTGCCGCAGCCGACTTCTCCGCGGAGATCGTGCCCATCGGTGACGTGCACCGCGACGAACGCATCCGCGCAGGGATGACCGAAGCCAGGCTGGCGCGACTGCGCCCCAGTTTCGGCGTCGAGGGCACGGCGACCGCGGGTAACTCGTGCGGTATCTCCGACGGCGCCGCAATGTTGGCGGTCACCAGTGAGTCGCTGGCCGCTGGACAGCCAGCGTTGCGGATACTCGGGTCGGCGGTGGCCGGCTCCGATCCGGCGTTTCCCGGTCTCGGACCGGTGACCGCCATTCGGAAACTGCTGCGGCGCACCGGTGTCGATACCAAGGATCTCGGTGTCATCGAGATCACCGAAGCCTTCGCCTCGGTGGTGCTTGCGGTGTCCGATGAACTGGGTTTGGACGAATCCACGATCTGTCCGCAGGGCGGCGCCATCGCGATGGGTCATCCGTGGGGTGCGTCCGGAGCTATCTTGCTGGTGCGGTTGGCAAGTCAGATGCTGCGCGAGGGTGGCCCCACGCTCGGGCTCGCGGCGTGTGCCATCGGCGGCGGGCAAGGCATCGCGATGCTCGTGGAGCGAGTGTCGTGA
- a CDS encoding energy-coupling factor ABC transporter ATP-binding protein: MSDIVFDSVGHHFGDRKVLRNIDLRICERRVGIIGSNGSGKSTLARMINGLLRPTSGTVTVDGVDAARQGAQVRRKVGFVFTDPDTQIVMPTVSEDLAFSLRRTGLSKQEVAARVEELLVRFGLAEHAEHPSHLLSGGQKQLLAIGAVLIRRPEVIIADEPTTLLDLRNARVVAAALDSVDQQVIVVTHQLSLLESFERVIVIDDGAVAFDGIPSEAVPAYRASVG; the protein is encoded by the coding sequence GTGAGTGACATTGTTTTCGACTCGGTCGGCCACCACTTCGGTGATCGAAAAGTGTTGCGCAACATCGATTTGCGCATCTGCGAGCGTCGCGTCGGCATTATCGGATCCAACGGCTCCGGCAAGTCGACCTTGGCGCGCATGATCAACGGGTTGTTGCGACCGACCTCCGGCACTGTCACCGTCGATGGGGTCGACGCGGCAAGGCAGGGCGCACAGGTGCGCCGCAAGGTCGGGTTCGTATTCACCGACCCCGACACCCAGATCGTGATGCCCACCGTCTCGGAGGATCTCGCATTCTCGCTGCGACGGACGGGGCTGAGCAAGCAGGAGGTCGCGGCGCGCGTCGAGGAGTTGCTGGTCCGGTTCGGGCTGGCGGAGCACGCCGAGCATCCCTCGCACCTGTTGTCCGGCGGTCAGAAGCAGTTGCTGGCCATCGGCGCGGTTCTCATCCGCCGACCGGAGGTGATCATCGCCGATGAGCCGACCACCCTGCTGGATCTGCGCAACGCCCGTGTGGTCGCCGCCGCGCTCGACTCCGTGGACCAGCAGGTGATCGTGGTGACCCACCAGCTGTCGCTGCTGGAGAGCTTCGAACGCGTCATCGTCATCGATGACGGTGCTGTGGCGTTCGACGGAATCCCCAGTGAAGCTGTCCCCGCATATCGGGCATCGGTCGGATGA
- a CDS encoding energy-coupling factor transporter transmembrane component T family protein, translating to MIGVYLPGDSLLHRMPAGSKLVLLITSIVTATVFVRGPVAVAVVGVLVAGLFAMAGVPWKVVVAQLRPMVWMLLIIATFQVLITSPARAVVVCGVLLISVALAALVTLTTRVTDMLDAVTRALGPLRKVGVDPERIGLLLALAIRCVPLLTEIVHDVAEARRARGLQWSMTALVTPVLVRALRTADAMGDALAARGVDDD from the coding sequence ATGATCGGTGTGTATCTTCCCGGTGACTCGCTGCTGCACCGGATGCCTGCCGGATCGAAACTGGTGCTGCTGATCACCTCGATCGTGACGGCCACGGTGTTCGTGCGTGGCCCGGTGGCCGTCGCAGTGGTGGGGGTGCTGGTGGCGGGATTGTTCGCGATGGCCGGTGTTCCATGGAAAGTCGTTGTGGCCCAACTGCGTCCGATGGTGTGGATGCTGCTGATCATCGCCACGTTCCAGGTGCTGATCACCTCGCCCGCGCGTGCGGTTGTCGTGTGCGGTGTGTTGCTGATCTCGGTGGCGCTCGCGGCGCTGGTCACGCTCACCACGCGGGTCACCGACATGCTCGACGCCGTGACGCGTGCGCTCGGACCGCTGCGCAAGGTGGGGGTCGACCCTGAGCGGATCGGGCTGCTGCTGGCGCTGGCCATCCGGTGTGTTCCGCTGCTGACCGAGATCGTGCACGACGTCGCCGAGGCCAGGCGTGCTCGCGGGTTGCAGTGGTCGATGACGGCGCTGGTCACACCGGTGCTGGTACGAGCGCTGCGCACCGCGGACGCGATGGGTGACGCGCTCGCCGCCAGGGGTGTCGACGATGACTGA
- a CDS encoding AMP-binding protein: MTELLAERIVRRVGEHPESTAIVAARASIDYREFWSRVTRTAAGLDGMDRVAVLPTSDIESLVAVAAAMHAGVSVVLLHRHLLANQLARVLELAKPSAVVAAPRQHRRLRRLGFEEDVQTASALESNGPVGRAHPENELLVGITSGITGEPKLFVRNQHSWATTLDRSDNTFDIGRGDRVAVPGVLDHTHFLYGALHALTRGATVDLRPVAQSLPDGATHLYSVPTIAWDVVRSGIDPVETVREVLSSAARWPRPGRLALQEIVPNASLVHFYGASELSFVSFDRGLGAVEETSAGRLFDGVEAQIRDELVFVRSDMLFDGYLTDDGVVNGPVDGWMSVGDRGRVVGNHLHLFGRSSDMLIRAGLNVEPAAIEAALTALPGIAEAACLAVPDARMGEAPAAAIVVHDGAPSTGEIWRHLRATLPSPSMPIQLVVLDSLPRTARGKLDRQALSAILATHRGVEARTA, from the coding sequence ATGACTGAACTGTTGGCCGAGCGCATCGTGCGGCGAGTCGGCGAGCATCCGGAATCGACGGCGATCGTCGCCGCTCGCGCGAGCATCGACTACCGGGAGTTCTGGTCGCGGGTTACCCGCACCGCCGCCGGGCTCGACGGTATGGACAGGGTCGCGGTGCTGCCCACCTCGGATATCGAATCGCTCGTCGCGGTGGCGGCGGCCATGCACGCGGGTGTCAGCGTTGTGCTGCTGCACCGGCACCTGCTGGCGAATCAACTGGCCCGAGTGCTCGAGCTCGCGAAGCCCAGCGCCGTCGTCGCCGCGCCGCGCCAACACCGGCGGTTGCGCCGCCTGGGCTTCGAGGAGGATGTGCAGACGGCGTCGGCACTGGAATCCAACGGCCCGGTCGGCCGCGCGCACCCCGAGAACGAACTGCTGGTCGGCATCACCTCCGGCATCACCGGCGAACCGAAGTTGTTCGTGCGTAACCAACATTCGTGGGCCACCACCCTCGATCGCTCCGACAACACCTTCGATATCGGCCGCGGCGATCGCGTCGCGGTGCCCGGTGTCCTCGACCACACGCATTTTCTCTACGGTGCCCTGCATGCCCTCACCCGTGGCGCGACAGTGGACCTGCGGCCGGTGGCGCAGTCGCTGCCCGATGGGGCGACACACCTGTATTCGGTGCCGACGATCGCCTGGGATGTGGTGCGGTCGGGCATCGATCCGGTCGAGACCGTCCGTGAGGTGCTGTCCTCGGCGGCCCGGTGGCCGCGCCCGGGACGCCTTGCGTTGCAGGAGATCGTTCCGAACGCGTCGCTCGTGCATTTCTACGGCGCGTCCGAATTGAGCTTCGTGTCCTTCGATCGGGGACTCGGGGCCGTCGAGGAGACGTCCGCGGGCCGACTGTTCGACGGCGTCGAGGCGCAGATCCGTGACGAGTTGGTGTTCGTGCGCAGCGACATGCTGTTCGACGGCTACCTCACCGACGACGGTGTGGTGAACGGACCGGTCGACGGCTGGATGTCGGTGGGCGACCGAGGCCGCGTGGTCGGCAACCACCTACACCTGTTCGGCCGCAGCAGCGACATGCTGATCCGCGCGGGCCTCAATGTAGAACCCGCAGCCATCGAAGCCGCGCTCACCGCGCTACCTGGCATCGCCGAGGCCGCCTGCCTCGCAGTGCCCGACGCCCGAATGGGTGAAGCGCCCGCCGCCGCGATCGTGGTGCACGACGGTGCGCCGAGCACCGGCGAAATCTGGCGACACCTGCGCGCGACCCTCCCGAGCCCGAGCATGCCGATCCAGCTCGTGGTTCTCGACAGCCTGCCACGCACTGCGCGCGGAAAACTCGACCGTCAGGCGCTGTCTGCGATTCTCGCTACTCATCGCGGAGTCGAAGCCCGAACTGCTTAG
- a CDS encoding catalase, with the protein MSEQNYTTDDAGIPQPSDEHSLTVGPDGPILLNDAYLIEKMAAFNRERVPERQPHAKGGGAFGTFEVTHDVSAYTKADVFQPGKKTEMLARFSTVAGERGSPDTWRDPRGFALKFYTEQGNFDMVGNNTPVFFVKDPMKFQDFIRSQKRRADNNLRDHDMQWDFWTLSPESAHQVTWLMGDRGIPRTWRHMNGYSSHSYLWANAAGERFWVKYHFKTDQGIEFFTQDEGDQMASMDTDYHIRDLWEAIEGGNYPSWTLHMQIMPFEEAKTYRFNPFDLTKVWPHADYPLIEVGTMTLHRNPVDYHTEIEQAAFEPSSAVPGTGPSPDKMLLGRWFSYPDAHRHRIGANYKLLPVNSPHATTARSYSKDGAMRYTNVSDPVYVPNSKGGPHADPAVSGPSIGWHSDGEMVRTAYTLRRDDDDWGQAGTLVRDILDDAARERLVDNIVGHLLNGVSAPVLSRAFQYWRSVDKNLGDRIETGVQAKQDELDPKAVKQANPARSSAQHKA; encoded by the coding sequence ATGTCCGAGCAGAACTACACCACCGACGACGCCGGTATCCCGCAGCCGAGCGACGAGCATTCCCTGACCGTCGGCCCGGACGGTCCGATCCTGCTGAACGACGCTTATCTCATCGAGAAGATGGCCGCCTTCAACCGCGAACGCGTGCCGGAACGGCAGCCACACGCCAAGGGCGGCGGCGCTTTCGGCACGTTCGAAGTCACCCACGATGTCAGCGCCTACACCAAGGCGGATGTGTTCCAGCCGGGTAAGAAGACGGAGATGCTGGCCCGGTTCTCCACCGTCGCGGGTGAGCGCGGCAGCCCCGACACCTGGCGTGACCCGCGCGGGTTCGCCCTCAAGTTCTATACCGAACAGGGCAATTTCGACATGGTCGGCAACAACACGCCGGTTTTCTTTGTCAAGGATCCGATGAAGTTCCAGGACTTCATCCGCTCGCAGAAACGCCGCGCCGACAACAACCTGCGCGACCACGATATGCAGTGGGACTTCTGGACGCTGTCGCCGGAATCCGCGCACCAGGTGACCTGGCTGATGGGCGACCGCGGCATCCCGCGCACCTGGCGGCATATGAACGGCTACTCCAGCCACTCCTATCTGTGGGCCAACGCCGCGGGTGAACGGTTCTGGGTCAAATACCACTTCAAGACCGATCAGGGCATCGAGTTCTTCACCCAGGACGAGGGTGATCAGATGGCCTCGATGGACACCGACTATCACATCCGTGACCTGTGGGAGGCGATCGAGGGCGGCAATTATCCCAGCTGGACGCTGCACATGCAGATCATGCCGTTCGAGGAGGCGAAAACCTACCGGTTCAACCCCTTCGACCTCACCAAGGTCTGGCCGCACGCCGACTATCCGCTGATCGAGGTCGGCACGATGACCTTGCATCGCAATCCGGTCGACTACCACACCGAGATCGAGCAGGCCGCTTTCGAACCGAGCAGCGCGGTGCCGGGCACCGGGCCGAGCCCGGACAAGATGCTGCTCGGCCGTTGGTTCTCCTACCCGGACGCGCATCGCCACCGCATCGGCGCCAATTACAAACTGCTGCCGGTCAATTCACCGCACGCGACGACAGCGCGGTCGTACTCGAAAGATGGGGCGATGCGCTACACGAACGTGAGCGACCCCGTCTACGTGCCCAACTCCAAGGGCGGCCCGCACGCCGATCCCGCGGTCTCCGGCCCATCCATCGGGTGGCACAGTGACGGCGAAATGGTCCGCACCGCATACACATTGCGCCGCGACGACGACGATTGGGGCCAAGCAGGCACACTGGTCCGCGATATTCTCGACGACGCCGCCCGCGAGCGGCTGGTCGACAATATCGTCGGGCATCTGCTCAACGGTGTCTCTGCACCCGTGCTGTCCAGGGCATTCCAGTACTGGCGCAGTGTCGACAAGAATCTGGGCGACCGCATCGAGACGGGCGTGCAAGCCAAACAGGACGAGCTCGACCCGAAGGCCGTGAAACAGGCCAACCCGGCCCGCTCCTCGGCCCAGCACAAGGCGTAG
- a CDS encoding type 1 glutamine amidotransferase domain-containing protein, with amino-acid sequence MSGRLTEARVLFITSNIGVERDELLVPLGWLRERGATAVHAAPKLDDIQTFRHDVDKDVVVHPDATLDNVDADDFDVLVVPGGTVNVDKLRVADGAVELAKQFAAEGKPIAAICHGPWLLVEADLLQGKSLTSYHSLRTDVINADGLWTDRSVVRSPEYGWTLITSRNPGDIPAFCDAIATELLAAF; translated from the coding sequence ATGTCAGGCCGACTGACCGAGGCACGCGTGCTGTTCATTACCTCGAACATCGGTGTCGAACGGGACGAACTGCTGGTGCCCCTCGGCTGGTTGCGAGAACGCGGAGCTACTGCGGTGCATGCGGCGCCGAAACTCGATGACATCCAGACGTTCCGGCACGATGTCGACAAGGACGTGGTCGTTCATCCCGATGCGACGCTCGACAATGTCGACGCCGACGATTTCGACGTCCTCGTTGTCCCGGGTGGCACCGTCAACGTCGACAAATTGCGGGTCGCCGACGGTGCGGTCGAGCTGGCCAAACAGTTCGCCGCCGAAGGTAAACCCATCGCAGCCATTTGCCACGGCCCGTGGCTGCTCGTCGAGGCCGATCTGCTCCAGGGAAAGTCTCTGACGTCGTATCACTCACTGCGCACCGATGTGATCAACGCCGATGGTCTGTGGACCGATCGGTCGGTGGTCCGGTCGCCGGAGTACGGCTGGACCTTGATCACCTCTCGCAACCCGGGCGATATTCCGGCCTTCTGCGATGCGATCGCCACCGAACTGCTGGCAGCGTTCTAG
- a CDS encoding thioesterase family protein, whose amino-acid sequence MTATTHYTFDTDTAGTRIGDHEYGLELSDRWSTLGGTLNGGYLLATALQALRDELPQPDLLSASAHFLRPGTPGPALVHTEIARIGRRTGTGQAILTRDDREIIRVLATFTDLAVAQGPTLVRNAPPTLPAPEQCLDPLRGVTPAGATIAERVEFRMPQLAGFWTGKPGGTTAAEFWMRFADGRDADPIALALLVDAAMPVVFELGVPGSSTIELTVHIRHRPAPGWLACRVHTNYLIDGFHEEDFEIWDSTGSLVAQSRQLALIP is encoded by the coding sequence ATGACCGCAACCACGCACTACACATTCGACACCGATACCGCCGGCACCCGCATCGGCGACCACGAATACGGTCTCGAACTGTCCGACCGCTGGTCGACACTCGGCGGCACCCTCAACGGTGGCTACCTGCTGGCCACCGCACTGCAGGCGCTGCGCGACGAACTCCCCCAACCCGATCTGCTGTCCGCTTCCGCGCACTTCCTGCGCCCCGGCACCCCCGGCCCCGCCCTCGTCCACACCGAGATCGCGCGCATCGGCCGCAGGACGGGCACCGGCCAGGCCATCCTCACCCGCGACGACCGCGAAATCATCCGCGTCCTGGCCACCTTCACCGACCTGGCCGTGGCACAGGGCCCGACGCTCGTGCGCAACGCGCCTCCCACACTGCCCGCCCCGGAGCAATGCCTCGATCCCCTGCGCGGTGTCACCCCGGCCGGGGCCACCATCGCCGAACGAGTCGAGTTCCGGATGCCGCAACTCGCCGGATTCTGGACCGGCAAGCCCGGCGGAACCACCGCCGCCGAATTCTGGATGCGCTTCGCCGACGGCCGCGACGCCGACCCCATCGCCCTCGCGCTCCTCGTCGACGCCGCCATGCCGGTGGTGTTCGAACTAGGCGTTCCCGGCTCCTCGACTATCGAACTCACCGTGCACATCCGCCACCGTCCGGCCCCGGGCTGGCTGGCCTGCCGGGTCCACACCAATTACCTCATCGACGGCTTCCACGAGGAAGACTTCGAAATCTGGGACAGCACAGGCTCCCTCGTCGCTCAGTCCCGCCAGCTCGCCCTCATCCCCTAG
- a CDS encoding helix-turn-helix domain-containing protein — protein sequence MREVTTQTAGDLLRHWRLERRLSQLELAGRAETSTRHLSFIETGRATPSRTMLVHLCEQLEVPLRERNRLLLAAGYAPVYAEPALDTPAMAPVREAMRQMLAGLEPFPALAIDQNWNMVDANAGIALMLEGIDPALLTAQPNALRLSLHPDGMASRIVNLAEWRGHLFERLTRRIEVTGAPELIELLEELRGYPGGEIELSLPEPDQVVVPLRLRHDNRELSFISATTVFGTPMNVTVAELAIESFYPADPDTKKLLTTAHS from the coding sequence ATTCGGGAGGTGACTACCCAGACCGCCGGTGACCTGTTGCGACATTGGCGCCTCGAGCGCAGGCTCAGTCAGCTGGAACTGGCGGGGCGTGCCGAGACCTCCACCCGGCACCTCAGTTTCATCGAAACCGGTCGCGCCACCCCCAGCCGCACCATGCTCGTGCACCTGTGTGAACAGCTGGAGGTTCCGCTGCGCGAACGTAATCGCCTGCTACTGGCGGCGGGATACGCTCCGGTGTACGCCGAACCTGCCCTCGACACCCCCGCGATGGCGCCGGTGCGCGAGGCGATGCGTCAGATGCTGGCAGGACTCGAGCCGTTTCCGGCGCTGGCGATCGACCAGAACTGGAACATGGTCGATGCCAACGCCGGTATCGCGCTGATGCTCGAAGGCATCGACCCGGCGTTGCTCACCGCGCAGCCCAACGCACTGCGCCTGAGTCTGCACCCCGATGGCATGGCAAGCCGCATCGTCAATCTCGCCGAATGGCGCGGCCACCTGTTCGAGCGATTGACGCGCCGGATCGAGGTCACCGGCGCGCCGGAACTGATCGAACTGCTCGAGGAATTGCGCGGATACCCCGGCGGTGAGATCGAACTGTCGTTGCCGGAGCCGGACCAGGTGGTGGTTCCGCTGCGGCTGCGCCACGACAACCGCGAGCTGTCGTTCATCAGCGCGACAACCGTCTTCGGCACGCCGATGAACGTCACCGTCGCCGAGCTGGCCATCGAGTCGTTCTATCCGGCCGACCCGGACACGAAGAAGTTGCTGACGACGGCGCACTCGTGA
- a CDS encoding fructosamine kinase family protein, with translation MSVAADLSELLGVAVQATTDLGASHSWTLHRAMLTDGRDVFAKVAADRARILGAEAEGLRWLGVGAPGLVPEVLAVDDRMLVLPWLPEAPATAVAAERFGRELAALHAHAPGSFGAPWSGWIADLPLDNTTSNGPWSHWYAERRLAPYLPRAAAHLGPDGTRMLERVIENIDTLAGPQETPSRIHGDLWSGNIRWTTDRAILIDPAAHGGHRETDLAMLALFGAPHLDRIHAAYRETHPLADGWRTRIPLHQLHPLLVHVVLFGAGYRDRTIAAATAILAI, from the coding sequence GTGAGTGTCGCCGCGGATCTGAGTGAGCTGCTCGGTGTTGCGGTCCAGGCGACGACCGACCTCGGGGCGAGCCATTCCTGGACGTTGCATCGCGCGATGCTGACCGACGGCCGCGACGTTTTCGCGAAGGTCGCCGCTGATCGGGCGCGGATACTCGGTGCCGAAGCGGAGGGTCTGCGCTGGCTCGGTGTCGGGGCGCCAGGACTCGTGCCGGAGGTGCTGGCCGTCGATGACCGCATGCTGGTGTTGCCGTGGTTGCCGGAAGCACCAGCCACCGCCGTCGCCGCCGAACGATTCGGCCGCGAACTCGCCGCGCTGCACGCGCATGCACCGGGATCGTTCGGAGCGCCGTGGTCCGGTTGGATCGCTGATCTCCCACTGGACAACACGACGAGCAACGGCCCGTGGTCCCACTGGTATGCCGAGCGCCGCCTCGCCCCCTACCTCCCGCGTGCTGCCGCGCACCTGGGTCCCGACGGGACCCGCATGCTCGAACGCGTCATCGAGAACATCGACACCCTCGCAGGCCCGCAGGAAACACCCAGCCGCATCCACGGTGACCTCTGGTCTGGCAACATTCGCTGGACCACCGACCGGGCGATCCTCATCGACCCCGCCGCCCACGGCGGTCATCGCGAAACCGACCTGGCGATGCTGGCTCTGTTCGGCGCTCCGCACCTGGACCGAATCCACGCCGCCTACCGGGAAACCCATCCGCTCGCCGACGGCTGGCGCACCCGAATCCCGTTGCACCAACTGCATCCACTGCTCGTGCACGTGGTGCTGTTCGGTGCAGGGTACCGAGACCGAACCATCGCCGCCGCTACCGCGATACTCGCGATATGA